One Dermacentor silvarum isolate Dsil-2018 chromosome 10, BIME_Dsil_1.4, whole genome shotgun sequence genomic window carries:
- the LOC119431073 gene encoding zinc finger protein 37 homolog: MWYTTLFSHDDSRIFLALQEAQLNGYIAVGKDNCVNHVDKRIGTVLCTLFESKQKCSGTGSLGDSLPLPSSEQYLTLVSVCGRLHSCRQCTYKTEHKKHMTQHLRIHSGERPFKCHLCSEAFTQKWHLKDHVRTHMGERPYQCRLCSEAFTESGSLKRHVRAHTGERPYQCHLCPEAFTQNNSLTRHLRTHTGERAFPCVHCGASFARKDNLLRHMSCHSEEKA, translated from the exons ATGTGGTACACGACTCTATTTTCGCATGATGACAGCCGCATCTTCCTTGCCCTGCAAGAAGCCCAATTGAATGGTTACATAGCTGTAGGAAAGGACAATTGTGTGAATCATGTTGACAAGAGAATCGGCACTGTGCTCTGCACCCTCTTTGAATCAAAGCAGAAGTGCTCTGGAACTGGCAGCCTTGGAG ATTCCTTGCCGTTGCCATCTTCGGAGCAGTACCTTACACTTGTGTCCGTATGTGGCCGCCTGCATTCCTGCCGGCAGTGCACTTACAAGACTGAGCACAAGAAGCACATGACCCAACACCTACGCATACACTCGGGCGAGCGTCCCTTCAAGTGCCACCTCTGCTCGGAGGCATTCACTCAGAAATGGCACCTGAAAGATCACGTGCGCACCCACATGGGAGAGCGCCCCTACCAGTGCCGCCTGTGCTCGGAAGCATTCACTGAGAGTGGCAGCCTGAAACGCCATGTGCGCGCCCACACAGGAGAGCGCCCCTACCAGTGCCACCTGTGCCCAGAAGCATTCACTCAGAATAACAGCCTGACACGGCATCTGCGCACCCACACTGGAGAGCGGGCCTTTCCCTGCGTCCACTGCGGTGCATCCTTTGCGCGGAAAGACAACCTCTTGCGCCACATGTCCTGTCACTCGGAGGAGAAGGCCTAA